The genomic region TCGTGGGCGTCGGCGACCAACTCGATGAGTTCGTCCGGGTTGCCGTGCTCGACGTGCCGGTGGAGGGCTGTGACGCCACGTTCCTCGGCCGCCGAGACGACGGCGTCGATGGCCTCGGTCGCCGCCTGCTCGGGGCCGCGTTCGTCCTCGACGACCGAGAGCACGTGAACCTGTGCGTCGACGGCGGCCGCGAGGTCGAGGCCGTGCTCGGCGGCGTAGAGTGCCGTATCGCTCCCGTCGGTCGGGAGCAGGATGGACTCGTACGGGAACTGGAGTTCGTCCCCTTCGAGCATCCGGGCGGTGAGGACCGGCACGGACGAGAGCCGGACGACCTTCTCGGTGACGCTCCCGAGCAGGTAGCGCGAGAGGCTTTGCCGGGCGTGCGTCGGCATCACGACGAGGTCGTACTCGTAGCGTTCGGCGTACTCGACGATGGTCGGAGCCGGGTCGCCCTGGACCACGTCGGTCGTGTACTCGACCCCGAGGGTATCGAGGGTCGACCCGACCTCGGCGACGACAGTGTCGCCTTCCCGGACCAGCGTGTCGACGACATCGGCCTCGACGACGGTGACGCTGTCGCGGCCGGTGTCGGCCACGTTCAACACCCGGACCGTCGCGTCGGCCCAGTGGGCGATCTCGGCCGCGTGGTGAACGACTGCGGTGGACTCGGTGCTCTCGTCGACGGGGAGGAGGATATCGTCGTACATGTGTGAATGCGTACACTACGTCGGGGGGCTACCTAAGGGCTTTCCACGAGCGTCCGGGCGATGTCCCCCGCTGGACTCCCCAGCACGACATAATGCCTCGTTATCACTTCTCCCCCGAACGGTTCTGGTGGAACCGTCCCACCCCCTTCCCCACGGGCGATTAGTCAAATATACTCTCGGTGATAGTATCACTATGTTCGTTCCACTGCAAGCGGATGGGTTCCCGACGACGCCGGGCGCGTTCGTCGACCAGTACGGTCCGGGAATCGTCGACGTCGCGACGACCGTCGCCATCTTCCTCGT from Haloarchaeobius sp. HME9146 harbors:
- a CDS encoding universal stress protein; its protein translation is MYDDILLPVDESTESTAVVHHAAEIAHWADATVRVLNVADTGRDSVTVVEADVVDTLVREGDTVVAEVGSTLDTLGVEYTTDVVQGDPAPTIVEYAERYEYDLVVMPTHARQSLSRYLLGSVTEKVVRLSSVPVLTARMLEGDELQFPYESILLPTDGSDTALYAAEHGLDLAAAVDAQVHVLSVVEDERGPEQAATEAIDAVVSAAEERGVTALHRHVEHGNPDELIELVADAHDVDAVVMGTTGRRGVDRVLMGSVAEKAVRSVSVPVITVRKES